The Oscillospiraceae bacterium genome contains the following window.
CCGGCGGACAGGTCAGTGCCCTTGGTAATCAGGCATCCCGAAACGCCGCAGGCGATGATGAAACGCGGGGCGACGTTCAGCAGCAAGTTTTTGCCGTTTTTCTCGGTAAAGAAGTTCTGGGTCGTGCAGCCGACGAAGAGGGCCAGCAAAATGATCAGAATAATGATCGCGTTATTGGACAGGAATTTTTTAAAGTCGAATTTTTTCTCCATTTTCGGATCTCCTCCTTATTCAAACTGGGTAGCCAGCGTCATGATGTTCTCCTGATTCGCCTTATCACCGTCGATAAAGCCGGTGCAGCGGCCATCGCACATGACCATGATGCGGTCAGACATGCCGATCAGCTCGCTCATTTCGGAGGAGATCATGATGATGCTCTTGCCCTGTTTGGCCATCTCGGCGATGATGCAGTAAATTTCATACTTTGCACCGACGTCGATGCCGCGGGTCGGCTCGTCCATGATGAAAACATCGGGGTCGTTGGCCAGCCAGCGGGCAATCAGCACCTTCTGCTGGTTACCGCCGGACAGCGATTGAATCTGCGTTTTGGAGGACGGCGTCTTGATGGACAGCTTGGCGACATTATCCTGCACGAGCTTTTCGATTTTGTTGTCGTCCAGCATGATGCCGCCGATCAGATACTTGTTCAGCGATGCAATGGAGACGTTATCCGCAATGGAAAGCACACCCAGAATACCGGTGGCGCGGCGGTCCTCGGTCAGCATGGCGATGCCGTTTTTGATGGCGTCCTGCGGCTGGTTGATGGTCAGTTCCTTGCCCTTATAGGTGATAGTGCCCGACGTGTGGCAGCGCAGACCGAACAATCCTTCCATCAATTCGGTGCGCTGGGCGCCGACCAGACCGGCCACGCCGAGGATCTCGCCCTTGCGGACATTGAAGTTGACATGGCGGAAGCTCTTGGGATTGATAGAGGTAAAATCCTTGACCTCAAAGACGACCTCACCGGGCGTGTTGCTGCGCGGCGGGTAGAGGTTCGACAGCTCACGGCCGACCATCTTGGTGATGATCATATCGGTGGTCAGCTCCTTGGCCTCCCAGGTGCCGATGTACTGGCCGTCACGCATGATCGTGACTTCGTCGCTGATGCGAAGAATTTCGTCCATCTTGTGGCTGATGTAAACGATGGAGACGCCCTTGGCGCGCAGCTCGTCCACGATGGTGAACAACGCCTCGACCTCGGCCGCCGTCAGCGAGGAGGTCGGCTCGTCGAGGATCAGTACCTTGCAGTCTGCCGAGACGGCTTTCGCAATTTCGACCAACTGCATCTGGGAGACGCTCAAGGTTCCGAGCTTTGCGTGCGGATCATAATTCAGATGGACTTCCTTCAGGACCTTGGCCGCATCCTCGTACATCTTGTCGTGGTCGATAACGGTGACGGGTCCGTATTTCTTGGTTGGGTAGCGCCCGACGTAGATATTCTCGCCGATGGAACGCTCCGGGATGGGCTGCAATTCCTGATGCACCATCGCAATGCCGCGGTTCAGTGCATCCAGAGGTCCCTTGATCTGGACCTCCTGTCCCTCATAAATGACCTTGCCTTCGTCCATGTGGTAGATACCAAACATGCACTTCATCAAGGTAGACTTGCCCGCGCCGTTCTCTCCCATCAGCGCATGGACGGTGCCGGGTTTCAATTTCAGCTGTGCGTGATTCAGTGCCTTGACGCCGGGGAACGTCTTGACGACATCACACATCTCCAAGCGGTACTCTGACAATTCGCTGGCCCCCTTTAATCTTTTGTAACCTTTTCATGAAAAAAGGGTGCGTGCGCCTGCGCACACGCACCCCGATTGTTCTGGTTTAAGCTGTGGCTTTCGTCAAATTACTGGAAGTCCTTGACGTTGTCAGGGGTAACCTTGACGTAGTCAACATAGACGCTCTGGCTGCCAGCCTCGAAGGTCTTGCCGCCCAGCAGCTCCTCCATGGAAGCAACAGCCTGCGTAGCCTGGCCCTTAGCATCGTTCAGAACAGTGCCGGTCATGTTGCCGTTGGCAACTTCGTTCTTAGCAGCGTCCAGAGCGTCAACACCAACGAGGTAGATGTCCTTGTTGACGGTACGGCCGGCAGCCTGAATAGCCTGCAGAGCGCCGATAGCCATATCATCGTTGTTGCAGAAGACAACCTCGATCTGGTCGCCGAACTTGGCGAGGTCGTTCTGGCAGATTTCCTGGCCCTTGTTACGGTCCCAGTCACCGCGCTGCAGGTCGAGCTGCTCGACCTCAACGCCGGCATCGGTCAGAGCCTTGACGGAGTACTCGGTACGCAGCTGAGCATCGATATTCTCGGGGTCGCCCTGAATCATGATGTAGGAAACCTTGCCGTCGCCGTTGATATCGCCCTTGTTCTCAGTGTCGAGGATCAGCTCGCCCTGGAAGGTGCCGGACTGAGCAGCGTCGCAGCCAACATAGACCAGCTTGTCGTAAGCGGACATCTGATCGGCGGTGGGCTCACGGTTGATCAGGACAGTGGGAACATCGGCACCCTTGACGGTGGAGATGATCTGGTCGGCAGCGGAGGTCATAACGGGGTTGATGATCAGCGCATCGACACCCTGCGTGATGAAGGTGTTGATCTGCTCGTTCTGCTTGGCCTGGTCGTTGTTGCCGTCAACGATGGTGACCTCGTAGCCCTTGCCCTCGAGGATCTCCTGCAGAGCATTACGGTAGGTGGTCATGAAAGCATCGTCGAACTTGTAGATGCAGACGCCGACCTTACCGCCCTGAGTGGCCTCGGTAACGCTCTCAGCTGCGCTCTCGGCAGCAGAGGTAGCGGCGGACTCAGTAGAGGCAGCCTCGCTGGAAGCGGGGGCGGAAGCGGAGCCGCCGCAAGCGGCGAGGGATACGGCCATGCAGCCAGCAACGGCCAGAGCAGCAAACTTTTTCATGATAAGTTTCTCCTTCTTTTTGCAGTGGATTTTTTCGGGCCGCGGTAGAGGTGCGTGCCCTGTTGACAGTTATTATAATACTCGGGTGCAGGGCAAAAAACAAGGTGAAATTTCACCGACAAAAGGGGGAAATTTTCACCGTTTAGGGCACTTTTCCCAATCCGAACCTGCCTTTTTTGTGCAGAAGGCCCACAAAAAATGACAAAACGGTTCCTGTTGTTTTTATTTTGTAAGATTTTTGCAAACAAAAACCTCCCTCTGGGAGGGAGGTCAGGTTGTCAAAGAATCACATCCTCGGCCTGTTAAATGTGTAGGGGCGACCATTGGTCGCCCGCCAACTTGGCACAGTAACGCGCTTTCCGGGGAGTTTTTCACAGACAAACGGGCACGGGCGAGCAATGCTCGCCCCTACAAGAGTTGTTTGACACCCTTCCCTCCCTCTGGGAGGGAGATGTGCCGTAGGGGCGGATTCCATATCCGCCCGCAAAGAGGCCAAGCCTCTACAAATTTCACCCGAACGGGAACAGCGCCTTTTGCTTATCTATGGCAAACATATTATCCCGGGTAATGACCCGGACGGCAGTAATGTTGGATTTTTCCACACTGCTGCCCTGCCCTGCCAGCAGCCTGTAGGCGCTCTCCACACCGAAATAGCCCATACTGTAGGTGTTCTGCACGATCAGGGCGTCCACTGCGCCGCTTTGCAGCGCATCGATCGTCTGCACATTGGAGTCAAACGCCACCAGCCAAAGGTCATCGACCCGCCCCATTTCCTGCACAGCCTGCACGGCCCCCACGGCGGTGGCCTCGTTGAAGGCCACCAGCACATTGATCTCGGGGTGCTGCTGCAGCATCCGCAGGGCATCGCTGTGCGCACTGGCTGCATTCGGATGGGTCTGCATCGAGGTAACGACCTCGGCGCGGCCGCTGTCCGCAAAGGTGTCGCGGGCGCCCTGCTCCCGGTCGCGGCCGTTGGCGCCGTTGACCTCATAGTTGATCAGCCCCACACAGAGCTTTCCCTCCGTGCCCTCCAGTGCGCTGCGGGCCGCCAGCCGCCCGGCACCGTAGTTGTCGGATCCGATGTAGGCCGCTACCTGATCGGAATGTACGGCCGAGTCGATCCCTACGATCGTCACGCCCGCTGCGGCGGCCGCATCAATGGCCTCGGCGTTGGCCTCGTAGTCGATGGCAGAAAACACGATGGCCTGCGCCCCGTCCTCGACCGCCTTTTCGATCAGCTGATTCTGGGCGTCATAATTTTCCTCATTATCGGGGGCAAGGACGGTGAGCTGCATGTTGTACTCGGTCGCGGCGGCCTCGGCCCCGGACAGCACCGCCTTCCAGAATTCCGACTCGCGGGATTTGGCAACGACCGTCACCCTGTACCGCGCGGTGGTGGCCGCCGCAGACTGCACATTGCAGCCTGCCAGCAGCAGCACCGCCAGAACGGCGGGCAGCAGCATTTTAATGCGTTTTATCATACTCGCCCTCCCTGTCCTCCGGCACGCGCGGGGTGCGGATGGTAACGGTCGTGCCCGCATAGGGGGCGCTTTCGATGGACAGCCCGTAGCCGGGGCCGAAGTAGATGCGCAGCCGGTCATTGACATTCTTGATGCCGATGCCGGTGCGGTCGCTCGGCTCATTCTGCAAAAGCGCCGCGACCTGCTCTGGCTCCATGCCGATGCCGTCATCGCTGACGATCAGCAGAATGTCGTCCCCGTCCGGCCTGACCGTGATCTCGATATGACCATCGTCCACCATCAGATCCAGCCCATGGACGATGGCGTTTTCAATGATAGGCTGCAGGGTGATCTTGTTGCACAGGCAGTGTACGCAGTCCTCATCCACCGTGAAATGATAGGTAAACTGGTTTTTGTAGCGGTATTTCTGGATCTGCAGGTAGGCCTCGGCGTGCTGCAGCTCCTTCTCGATCGGGATCAGCTCATGGCCGCGGCTGATGCTGATGCGGAAAAGCCTTGCCAGCGCATGGACCATCTGCACAGCGTCAGCATTTTTGCCGCGCTCGCACATCCATGCGATGGAATCCAGCGTATTGTAGAGGAAATGCGGGTTGATCTGTGCCTGCAGCGCCTTCAGCTCGGTCTTGCGCAGGACGATCTCCTCCTCGCGCACGGTGGTCATCAGCCGCTGGATACGTCCGACCATGTGGCCGAAGGAATCCGAAAGATTCTGCACCTCCCGCGTGCCGCGCACCGCGCAAAAGACAAAGTGGTCTGCGTCCTGCTCAAACGCCTCCATTGCGTTCTCCAGCTGCTGGAGCGGGCGGGACAGCAGACGGGACAGCACCCAGCCCACCACCAGCGCCGCCACAAAGATCAGCGCTGCCGTTGCCACGGCGATGCGCACCATCTGCCAGAAGCTTTCGTTGACGGTTTCATCAATGTAGCTGACGCCGACAACGCGCCATGGGCTGTTCGGCACGCGCTGGACACTGTAGATGACGGTATCCTCCACATAGGTGCCGTCACCAAGGCAGGCCAGACGGCCGGCCTCCTCCTTTTTCAAGCCCGCATAGAGAAGCTGCTGCTGCGGGTGGTAGACCATATTGCCGCGCTCATCCATCAGGTAGCAGTAGCCGTGCTGGCCGATGCCGACATTGCTGATGGTGGCGGCCAGCTCGGTAAAACTCAGGTCCAGCGACAGCCAGCGCTTTTCGGCGGTGCCGGGCACTGTGCGGACAACGGAAACGACCCATGGATAATACCCCGCAAAGATCGACTCAACATGGGGCGTACTGATATAGCCCTGACTCAGACGGCGGGCGGTCGTCAGATCAAACGAAAGGTTGCGCAGGATTGCCTCCTTCGGGGTGCGGCCGTCCTGCGCCCAGCAGTTCAGCAGCGCGCCGTCCGCATCGTAGGCGGTGATGGCGGCCACCTCGGGCCGGGCCGTCAGGAACGCGCCCAGAAACGCATCCCGGGGCTCCTCGGCATCGTCCAGATGCCCCATAACGATGGTGACTGCGCTCTCCATCGTGTTTACATAATTGCCGACTGCCCCCACGACCTGACTGACGGCCTGAGCGCTGTTGGTGCGGGCAGCCTCGACAATCGCATTGCGGTAGCTGCGCAGAAAGAGCGTTGTGCAGAGCGTCAGCACCATGACAGCCACAGCGGAGATCAGCGCTGCCGCCAGATGGGCGGTGCGCGGCGGGCGCATCATGTGCGGGCCTCCCCTGCAGCGCGGGCGCGGCGTAATGCCACCGGCGATGTACCGCTGTACTTTTTAAAGCAATAGCTGAAATAGTGCTGGTCGGTATAGCCGCAGCAGCGGGCGATCTCCTGAATCTGCATGTCGGTGGTCAGCAGCAGTGCCTGCGCCTTCTCCATGCGGCGGCGCACCAGAATGTTGATGAAGGTCTCCCCCTCCGACTTTTTGATGCAGGCGCTCAGGTGGTTGGGGCTGACATCCAGCATGGCGGAGAGGGATGCAAGCGAGAGATCCTCGTCCATATAATGCTGGTCGATGATCTCCAGTGCACGGTCGCAAAGGCTGCCGGTCTTGCGGGCGTCCGCCGTAAAGCTGACGCCGCCCTCCCCCTCGGCGGCGGTGTGCAGTGCCTCCACAGCCTGACGGTAGGCATCGTTCAGCTCACTAAGGCGTGCAAACTCCCGGCTGACACCCACATTGGCCGTGCGGCCCAGCGCGCGGTCTGCCAGCTGGCAGATCTCATCCGCCAGAATGTGCAGATACTCCTCAAAGTCGGAGGGGTTGCCCAGCAGCACCGCCACCGCGCGGCCGCAGCAGTAAAAGACAAAATGGCGCAGGTACTTGTTTGCACTCTGCTCCACCAGCTGGGTAAAGCCCGCCTCGTAGTCAGCCGCCCCCTCCAGCGAGGCCGCCAGCACCACCAGCGTGCTGCGGTCATCGGTGCCGCGTAGCAGGCCGCAGGCTGCGGCGGAGGTGCGCAGCCGTTCCTCCAGATCAGCAGGGGCATTGTCGTACTGTGCGAGCACCAGCGGGATGAGAAATGCCGCCCGGTCCGCGTGCGATGCATCGGCCCGGCGCAGCCCGGCATAGCGGGCATCGATCTTCTCATGGATGGACTTCAGCTCGGCGGCCAGACCGTCCATCGTCAGCGGCTTGAGCATGTAGCTGATGATATTGTACTGAATGGCCTGTTTGGCGTACTCAAAGTCATCATAGCCGCTCAAAAAGGCAATGTGCATGGCAGGGCGGATCTCGCGCACCTGTCGGGCCAGCTCAATGCCCGAGATGAAGGGCATCCGAATGTCAGTCAGCAGCAGATCCGGCTCGAGCCGCTCGACAAGCTCAAGCGCATCCAGCCCGTTGCTGGCGCTGCCCACCAGATGGAAGCCCAGCGCCTCCCAGGGGATCATGGTGCAGACGGCCTCGCGCAGCTCGTCCTCATCATCGGCCACGATGACGGTGTAGATGTTTTTATCAGCCATACTCTTTTTCCTTTACAGCCAGAATTGAACCAGACGGCTCACATTTTCATACAATGCGGGGTTCTGCCCCATCAGCTGGGGTTCCGCCGCAAAATAGACACAGAAGTTATAGCAGATACCCGCCAGCACCGCCAGCGGAAAGACCGTGCGCAGTGCCTTTGTCAGCACTGGCAGCCCGCGCCCCTGCAGGGTACGCTCCGCCAGCAGCCACGCCAGCGCCGCCGTCAGCAGCAGCGGGCCAAGCCAATCGCTCTGGTAACGGTAGAGCATGCCGGCCATCTGGCAGTCCAGCACCGCCAGCACCACCGTGCAGATAGCCGTCAGGCGGAATACGGCGCGCAGATCACGGCAACGGTCGAGCCGGCGGCGGGCCAGCGGCAGGCCGCCAAGGCCCCACAGCAGCGGCAGGCAGGCAAACGCGCCGCCGTAGTACAGCTCGGTGATGGTCAGACCCATGTAGTTCGTCTGCATTTTTGTGGCGCTCAGATACGGAAAAACCGTCTGCACACCGGGGATTCCAAGCAGGAAGGTCACGACCGCCGGGGCAATGCGCCCCACCGCAAAGCCGCGGCGGGTCATATCATTGCTGGTCAGGTTGTAATTTGCGCCGAAGTCAAATACCGAGCCGAACCGCGCGGCGTTGTACCACATCAGCCCCGCCGCCACCAGCACGACCGGCAGCAGGAAGGCGATGCACTCCCCTGCGC
Protein-coding sequences here:
- a CDS encoding galactose ABC transporter substrate-binding protein, with product MKKFAALAVAGCMAVSLAACGGSASAPASSEAASTESAATSAAESAAESVTEATQGGKVGVCIYKFDDAFMTTYRNALQEILEGKGYEVTIVDGNNDQAKQNEQINTFITQGVDALIINPVMTSAADQIISTVKGADVPTVLINREPTADQMSAYDKLVYVGCDAAQSGTFQGELILDTENKGDINGDGKVSYIMIQGDPENIDAQLRTEYSVKALTDAGVEVEQLDLQRGDWDRNKGQEICQNDLAKFGDQIEVVFCNNDDMAIGALQAIQAAGRTVNKDIYLVGVDALDAAKNEVANGNMTGTVLNDAKGQATQAVASMEELLGGKTFEAGSQSVYVDYVKVTPDNVKDFQ
- a CDS encoding substrate-binding domain-containing protein gives rise to the protein MIKRIKMLLPAVLAVLLLAGCNVQSAAATTARYRVTVVAKSRESEFWKAVLSGAEAAATEYNMQLTVLAPDNEENYDAQNQLIEKAVEDGAQAIVFSAIDYEANAEAIDAAAAAGVTIVGIDSAVHSDQVAAYIGSDNYGAGRLAARSALEGTEGKLCVGLINYEVNGANGRDREQGARDTFADSGRAEVVTSMQTHPNAASAHSDALRMLQQHPEINVLVAFNEATAVGAVQAVQEMGRVDDLWLVAFDSNVQTIDALQSGAVDALIVQNTYSMGYFGVESAYRLLAGQGSSVEKSNITAVRVITRDNMFAIDKQKALFPFG
- a CDS encoding response regulator, giving the protein MADKNIYTVIVADDEDELREAVCTMIPWEALGFHLVGSASNGLDALELVERLEPDLLLTDIRMPFISGIELARQVREIRPAMHIAFLSGYDDFEYAKQAIQYNIISYMLKPLTMDGLAAELKSIHEKIDARYAGLRRADASHADRAAFLIPLVLAQYDNAPADLEERLRTSAAACGLLRGTDDRSTLVVLAASLEGAADYEAGFTQLVEQSANKYLRHFVFYCCGRAVAVLLGNPSDFEEYLHILADEICQLADRALGRTANVGVSREFARLSELNDAYRQAVEALHTAAEGEGGVSFTADARKTGSLCDRALEIIDQHYMDEDLSLASLSAMLDVSPNHLSACIKKSEGETFINILVRRRMEKAQALLLTTDMQIQEIARCCGYTDQHYFSYCFKKYSGTSPVALRRARAAGEART
- a CDS encoding sensor histidine kinase, with amino-acid sequence MMRPPRTAHLAAALISAVAVMVLTLCTTLFLRSYRNAIVEAARTNSAQAVSQVVGAVGNYVNTMESAVTIVMGHLDDAEEPRDAFLGAFLTARPEVAAITAYDADGALLNCWAQDGRTPKEAILRNLSFDLTTARRLSQGYISTPHVESIFAGYYPWVVSVVRTVPGTAEKRWLSLDLSFTELAATISNVGIGQHGYCYLMDERGNMVYHPQQQLLYAGLKKEEAGRLACLGDGTYVEDTVIYSVQRVPNSPWRVVGVSYIDETVNESFWQMVRIAVATAALIFVAALVVGWVLSRLLSRPLQQLENAMEAFEQDADHFVFCAVRGTREVQNLSDSFGHMVGRIQRLMTTVREEEIVLRKTELKALQAQINPHFLYNTLDSIAWMCERGKNADAVQMVHALARLFRISISRGHELIPIEKELQHAEAYLQIQKYRYKNQFTYHFTVDEDCVHCLCNKITLQPIIENAIVHGLDLMVDDGHIEITVRPDGDDILLIVSDDGIGMEPEQVAALLQNEPSDRTGIGIKNVNDRLRIYFGPGYGLSIESAPYAGTTVTIRTPRVPEDREGEYDKTH
- a CDS encoding sugar ABC transporter ATP-binding protein, encoding MSEYRLEMCDVVKTFPGVKALNHAQLKLKPGTVHALMGENGAGKSTLMKCMFGIYHMDEGKVIYEGQEVQIKGPLDALNRGIAMVHQELQPIPERSIGENIYVGRYPTKKYGPVTVIDHDKMYEDAAKVLKEVHLNYDPHAKLGTLSVSQMQLVEIAKAVSADCKVLILDEPTSSLTAAEVEALFTIVDELRAKGVSIVYISHKMDEILRISDEVTIMRDGQYIGTWEAKELTTDMIITKMVGRELSNLYPPRSNTPGEVVFEVKDFTSINPKSFRHVNFNVRKGEILGVAGLVGAQRTELMEGLFGLRCHTSGTITYKGKELTINQPQDAIKNGIAMLTEDRRATGILGVLSIADNVSIASLNKYLIGGIMLDDNKIEKLVQDNVAKLSIKTPSSKTQIQSLSGGNQQKVLIARWLANDPDVFIMDEPTRGIDVGAKYEIYCIIAEMAKQGKSIIMISSEMSELIGMSDRIMVMCDGRCTGFIDGDKANQENIMTLATQFE